The genomic stretch TAAATCCGTCCATCTGTTTTGATTAGTTTATTTAATTTCATTTCTTTAAACAAATCAAACAAAAGCATAGAGACGTTACTTATCTGATCTCCCTCATTATGTCAATTATATTAAAGTTGACCATGGTTCGCAAAAAATATTCATTGCGATAGTGATACTGATATCCATACGTGGCAAGAGCCTTCTATAGAAGGTCAAGTATAAAGCAACTTCCATTGGTATAATACACAGATATCACTACTGTATTATTTTAGTTCTAATTCAAGCATATATTATAAATGAGCCTTTTACCCTCATGCTCAGGAGGTCTGCTTAGAGAAGAGATATCAGAAGTATCATAATTGATACCCAAATTAAATCAGCGAGTCGCTTACCCAATTGTTTCTAAAACTCTTCCCCAAAAGGAGATGTCTTTTTAGGAGCAGCCCCTTTGTTGCGAGACTGCTCAAACTATACATCACCATTGTTCAAAAAATAAAATTTATCGAACATAATTCTGTAAAATTTGATAGTTAGTGCATCACATGTTATCATCCCTGTTTGCTTCCGGGCTGGCATTCACTTACTCTCCCGCATTTGCAGTACCATCAGCATAAACGCATTTCACTTCTCTGTTCGGAATGGGAAGAGGTGGGACAACGTTTTGTTAACGCCTAATTATATATTGTTACTTTTACTATCTTTCTCAGAAAACCCCGAATCGAATGAGCGTTCCAGTTCCAATTCTGGACGAGTTAGCAGAATTGGCATTTCCATTCTATTTTCTAAGACAATCTCTTTAGAAGCATTTTTAGCTCTTGAAACAGCAAATTTTCTAAGATCAGTTATCTGTTTCTCCATAGTCTTAGAAAGAGGTACGGTATTTTTGATAGCATCCAAAATATGTATCATCTGTAATTTGGGAGCAATATTAGATTCTTGTGATTCTACATATGCAGTAAACATAGCTTCCTTTACACATTCTTCAATTTCTGCTCCATTAAATCCTTCAGCTTTTTGGGCTAAAATATCTAAAGCAAATGAAGATACATTTTGACGATTTTTTTGCAAATGTATGGAAAAAATATTCTCTTTTTCTTTCTGACTTGGAAGATCCACAAAAAAGATTTCGTCAAATCTGCCTTTTCTAAGTAGTTCTGGAGGTAGTTGATTAATATTATTAGCAGTTGCCACAACGAATACAGGTGCTGTCTTTTCCTGCATCCATGTTAATATTGTAGAAAATATTCTAGAAGTCACACCACCATCTGTAGCTCCACTTGATTGTACACCGCTAAGACCTTTTTCTATTTCGTCAATCCATAATACACATGGAGCAACAGCTTCGGCAGTTGCAATTGCTTTTCGAATATTATCTTCACTCGACCCTACAATACCCTGAAAGACTTTTCCTACATCTAACCGAAGTAAAGGCATATTCCAACTAGAAGCAATACTTTTAGCTATTAAGCTCTTTCCGCATCCTGGGACACCCAACAAAAGCAAGCCCTTAGGCTCTTTTAATCCCCAATCACGAGCTTCCTTGTCATATGCTAACTGCCTTTTTTTAAGCCACTCCTTTAAATTTTCCATACCTCCGACATCTTTTAGACTTTCATTTTTGGGAAAGTAATCCAAAATGCCCGATTTCCTAATAATCTGCTCCTTTTCAGAAGATACAGTAAAAGGAGACTTATCGTCAAAGCCATCCTTAACAGAGGCAAGGCAGTAAGCTAAATCTGCCTCCATTGATGTCATTCCTAACGCAGCATCTATCAGTCTATTTCTTAGGTTTGTTTTGAGTTCAACTTTTGACTGCTTCGCCACTATATCCAAAACTTCTCCCAATTCATTACGTTTAGGAAGTGGTATTTGTAATACAGTAATATACTTTTCCAATTCAGCAGGAAGTCTGTAAATTGACGATAGAATAATTGCATGGGTATTGTTATTTGTTGCTTCTGCAATTTTACGGAACATCAATTTAACTTCATCCCTTTCAATATGATTATTTATATCATCAAGAACAAATATATTTTTCTCCCCAGACTTTTTTGAGTTAAGAATATAAGCTAACACTTCAAGAGGGTTTTGCATACGCTCAATTCTTTTCTCTGTTTTATCAGGTAATATCTGAACAAGTCCATATACACAATCCCATTGATAGTAATTTACTTTCTTACCTTCTCTACGCAACAGCTCTACAATACCTTTAATCTTTTGTTTCGTTCTGTAGTATTCGTAACTATGAAGATATAATACAGGGTAGTATGCCCTAATCATTAGGATAAGTTTCTGAAAAACATCTTCCATACTATTATGAATTTTGATTTAAATTAATTGTTCTACGAGGCTTCATTTTACTTAAATATTTGGCAGGAACAGGCTTTTTTGTCATTACACGTTTGTTACCTAAATGCTGCTCCAATATATCCATAGCTTCATGAGCCTTTTCGTTTATATCATTTGGTAAATAGTCAGAATCTGTTATAATGGTCCCGTCTTTTAGTATAGTAAATTTAATAGAGGCAAAAGGTTCATCTTCTAGTGGGTCATACGATTTTGCCTCCATATAAAAACTAAACCTTTCTTCTTCTGTAGGTGTAAAAGTATAATTCGATCTATAGGTAAATCCGTATTTTTCAAATTCAGAGATTAAAGCATTTTTCGAGTATTCAGCATTGAGCTCTTGAAACTTTTCCTTTAATTCTTCTACTTTTACATATGCATTTGGCATATAATAAGTATTGTAAGTAACCTCGTTAGTTGACACATCTAATCTCAAGGCAAACTCACCATTGAAGTTAGAATCATTTCCAACTTCAGTAACCAATAATATATTGTTTTGCAAAGAATACTTCCATCCTAACGTCTCACATGCAGCCATTAAAACATTAGCATTCATTATTTGAGGGTTTCGTACAAACCTAGATGATTCAAATCTTGACATAATTATAATGAAAATAACAATTCTTCAATATTTTTTAATGGATCATGGTAATCATCTTTATTCAAAAAGATTTTATCTGGAAGCAATTGCTTTACCAATTTATTACCTAATCTGATATTATAAAAAGCATACAACTTTTCATCTATAGCTATAAATACACGAGAAGCTCCTTCTTGTTTATCTTTTAATATGTTGTATTTGAATAGTTTCCTTAATTCTGAGCTGCTCAATAAAGCAATCAACTTATCCTTCCACTTGTCCCCAATATTTGCTTTTATAGCATTATCGTATGACGACAAGTAAAAGAGAGCTGTGAGATGTTTTATAATAGATATTGAATCTGTGGGCTCTAGTTCATAGAAGGACATTGTTAAAGATAAAATCCTATCATAGGATTCTGTATTACCTACATCATTCTTCTTTTTAGGATTATATGAATCACTTGCATTATTCACCTTTGACTTCATTGTAGATGAATTAATTAGCTTCTGTAAGTGAATAATTACATTTTGAATATCATCACTTATGATAGAACCATCACATGCAGATGATAATTTAAACAATTTTGCCCTATAAAAACCAACCTCTTTTTGAGATAGGCCATTTGACATTTTACTCTCAATTTCATTCTTTAATGCCTCTATCTCTTTTGTAAGCAGTTCAGATTTTGCCAGTGCTCTACGTTCCTCAAGAATATTATCGTAATCAATAAATAATTCCTCAAGGTTAGCATCTTTTCTAAAATACTCAATCTTCTCATTTTTGTAGTTTTGTACATCACCTGAAGGCAATTTGGAAATCTCTTGCAATGCTTTTTCAATGTACTTTTCTGCAAATTGTTTCTTTGATAAATGATATTGATTAATTGCAGCTTGATAATGAGCTAGACACATCTCTTCTGTTCTAACATGAGTGATATTTTTAGGTGTCACAGAAAATGATAGAACGTTAAAACTCCCTGTAAACAATACACATTGACCATTTTTTACTTCAATAACATTCTTCTTATGGAATGCAGGAAGCTCAACATGAAAGAACTGCCTACCGTATTCAGTTTCCAAAGTTTCAAGTGCTTTTTGGGATTGGTTTCCTACCATTTTAT from Phocaeicola dorei encodes the following:
- a CDS encoding AAA family ATPase, whose protein sequence is MEDVFQKLILMIRAYYPVLYLHSYEYYRTKQKIKGIVELLRREGKKVNYYQWDCVYGLVQILPDKTEKRIERMQNPLEVLAYILNSKKSGEKNIFVLDDINNHIERDEVKLMFRKIAEATNNNTHAIILSSIYRLPAELEKYITVLQIPLPKRNELGEVLDIVAKQSKVELKTNLRNRLIDAALGMTSMEADLAYCLASVKDGFDDKSPFTVSSEKEQIIRKSGILDYFPKNESLKDVGGMENLKEWLKKRQLAYDKEARDWGLKEPKGLLLLGVPGCGKSLIAKSIASSWNMPLLRLDVGKVFQGIVGSSEDNIRKAIATAEAVAPCVLWIDEIEKGLSGVQSSGATDGGVTSRIFSTILTWMQEKTAPVFVVATANNINQLPPELLRKGRFDEIFFVDLPSQKEKENIFSIHLQKNRQNVSSFALDILAQKAEGFNGAEIEECVKEAMFTAYVESQESNIAPKLQMIHILDAIKNTVPLSKTMEKQITDLRKFAVSRAKNASKEIVLENRMEMPILLTRPELELERSFDSGFSEKDSKSNNI